The uncultured Desulfuromonas sp. genome has a segment encoding these proteins:
- a CDS encoding flagellar hook capping FlgD N-terminal domain-containing protein → MMAEVNSTTSSSNAQLSSALSSGPNALGKDDFLTLMVEQLKNQDPMNPSDATEFTAQLAQFSSLEQLFNVNDNLESMGNTTAEVQRLSALALIGTDVVTASSDFQFSGAEVQFGYNLEAPASEGSLYIRDAAGNTVATYSLTELDSGRHFLAWDGTDNDGNVLPDGKYTLGISAYEGDDAVAATSMIRSRVIGVDLVDGADVLVTNSGDFSLAEVESVRGY, encoded by the coding sequence ATGATGGCAGAAGTCAACAGTACAACATCATCATCCAATGCCCAGCTCAGCTCGGCATTGTCATCGGGGCCCAATGCTCTGGGGAAAGATGATTTTCTGACCCTGATGGTGGAACAACTGAAAAATCAGGATCCGATGAATCCTTCGGATGCTACCGAGTTTACTGCACAATTGGCCCAGTTCAGTTCACTGGAGCAGTTGTTCAACGTCAATGACAATCTGGAAAGTATGGGTAACACCACCGCCGAAGTTCAGCGCCTGTCCGCTTTGGCTCTGATCGGTACGGACGTGGTGACAGCGTCGTCGGACTTCCAGTTTTCCGGTGCAGAAGTTCAGTTCGGTTATAATCTCGAGGCTCCGGCGTCGGAAGGCAGTCTGTACATTCGCGATGCCGCCGGGAATACCGTGGCGACCTATTCGTTGACCGAGTTGGACAGTGGCCGTCACTTTCTTGCCTGGGACGGCACTGACAACGATGGCAATGTTCTGCCGGACGGCAAATATACCCTTGGGATATCGGCCTATGAGGGCGACGATGCTGTGGCCGCCACATCGATGATCCGCAGCCGGGTCATTGGCGTTGATCTGGTCGATGGCGCCGATGTGCTGGTGACAAATTCAGGTGATTTCAGCCTCGCGGAAGTGGAAAGCGTCCGCGGGTATTAA
- a CDS encoding flagellar hook-length control protein FliK produces the protein MQTLPIATQAVASKSTSTRTVKSASDTRDFLPTLNKAEAKTTPRTERSETSRSTTGTASRDDSRQETRTQRQSEARQARQDSDATDASQESSASETAAQQETAQATDETVTSEEGSDKDTPDTVVVATDAEVLPTEEPPAVDESHDELLVAEAAIDGDSLAETPGNMPVGPRIHEEQRQGMDRAAEAKAAQAAQRTPDATGSDDLASELLDDAQLAQKIKEQLTQPASIKAESVQVAAQTMDQLKNSGQVQVEEVNGVAGLNSEGEESSGKITDPRFASLLNRQDVETVLRQRQTPAQVATNANGLAANGGEKLAENLLNAATGGTEDGAELTTAKPNTAVESLMQRAAGDTVSHDAHAALTHTAHQQTSSTTTSTFALGQRHPVNVPDSHIVNQTVEHLSIHARGESSSVTVRLHPEELGELQLRMVMEGDQLKVHLHAQSQQVQEVLERNFPRLRDALQDQGMTVEDFQVSVDSGDAQQQQSSGEQGHASGRGSVAVTMDADMMAQVAEVVPGAAIDSSQGISVRI, from the coding sequence ATGCAAACTCTACCGATTGCGACCCAGGCGGTGGCCTCAAAGTCAACCTCAACGAGAACGGTTAAATCCGCTTCCGACACCAGGGACTTTTTGCCCACCTTGAACAAGGCTGAAGCGAAAACTACGCCCCGCACAGAGCGTAGCGAGACCAGTCGCTCCACGACGGGAACCGCTTCACGAGACGATTCACGTCAAGAAACCAGAACCCAACGCCAGAGCGAAGCGCGTCAGGCACGGCAAGACTCAGATGCCACGGATGCTTCCCAGGAGAGCTCGGCGTCAGAAACCGCTGCGCAGCAGGAGACCGCTCAAGCCACAGACGAAACGGTGACCAGCGAGGAGGGCTCCGACAAGGATACTCCTGACACCGTTGTTGTTGCCACGGATGCGGAGGTGTTGCCGACGGAAGAACCGCCGGCCGTGGACGAAAGTCACGATGAACTGTTGGTTGCGGAAGCCGCAATCGATGGAGACTCTTTGGCTGAAACTCCCGGCAATATGCCGGTCGGGCCGCGCATCCATGAGGAGCAGCGTCAGGGTATGGACCGGGCTGCCGAGGCCAAAGCGGCTCAGGCTGCTCAGAGAACACCCGACGCGACAGGCTCGGACGATCTGGCCAGTGAGCTTCTGGATGATGCTCAGCTGGCCCAGAAGATCAAAGAGCAGCTGACGCAGCCGGCATCCATCAAGGCTGAATCCGTCCAGGTTGCGGCTCAAACCATGGACCAACTGAAAAATTCCGGTCAGGTTCAGGTGGAAGAGGTCAATGGTGTTGCCGGCCTGAATTCTGAAGGTGAAGAAAGTTCCGGAAAAATTACCGACCCTCGCTTTGCCAGTCTGTTGAATCGTCAGGATGTCGAGACAGTGCTTCGCCAGCGTCAAACTCCCGCTCAGGTCGCGACCAACGCAAACGGTTTGGCTGCGAATGGCGGAGAGAAACTGGCTGAGAACTTACTCAATGCGGCAACAGGCGGTACAGAGGACGGTGCGGAACTGACAACTGCCAAGCCGAATACTGCCGTGGAATCGCTGATGCAGCGTGCCGCCGGTGACACCGTCAGCCATGATGCGCACGCCGCGCTAACCCATACGGCCCATCAACAGACGTCATCAACCACCACGTCGACCTTTGCTCTGGGGCAACGTCATCCGGTAAATGTCCCGGACAGCCATATTGTCAATCAGACCGTTGAGCATTTGTCGATTCATGCCCGTGGTGAGAGCAGTTCGGTCACGGTAAGGTTACACCCTGAGGAGTTGGGCGAGCTGCAGTTGCGTATGGTCATGGAAGGCGATCAGCTCAAAGTGCACCTCCATGCGCAGAGCCAACAGGTACAGGAGGTTCTTGAGCGTAACTTTCCGCGGCTTCGCGATGCGTTACAGGATCAGGGAATGACTGTTGAAGATTTTCAGGTCAGTGTTGATTCAGGAGATGCCCAGCAACAGCAATCGTCCGGTGAGCAGGGCCATGCCAGTGGCCGGGGCTCCGTTGCCGTCACCATGGATGCGGATATGATGGCTCAAGTTGCCGAAGTCGTGCCCGGAGCGGCCATCGACTCCAGCCAGGGAATTAGTGTGCGGATCTGA
- the fliJ gene encoding flagellar export protein FliJ has product MKPFKLQVVLDHRQRLVDQARQHLAKALQEEKKAVEALTQCRHQLDLVGAEYEIRQQQGMQAHEFMLYENQLNHQRQRLETLEQQVAQARQHSVTCRKALEEASRDKKLLEKVKEKQQHAEMKEQQRREMAEIDEIAIMFRDEDES; this is encoded by the coding sequence ATGAAACCCTTTAAGCTTCAGGTTGTTCTGGATCATCGCCAACGCCTCGTTGACCAGGCGCGCCAACACTTGGCCAAGGCGCTTCAAGAGGAGAAAAAGGCCGTTGAGGCGCTGACCCAATGCCGCCACCAGCTTGACCTGGTGGGCGCGGAGTATGAAATACGCCAGCAACAGGGCATGCAAGCCCATGAATTCATGCTTTACGAAAACCAGCTCAATCATCAGCGCCAGCGCCTGGAGACTCTGGAACAGCAGGTGGCTCAAGCTCGCCAGCATAGTGTCACGTGTCGCAAAGCGCTGGAAGAAGCGAGCCGTGACAAAAAATTGCTCGAAAAGGTCAAGGAAAAGCAGCAACATGCCGAAATGAAAGAACAACAGCGTCGTGAGATGGCGGAAATTGATGAAATCGCCATTATGTTTCGAGATGAGGATGAGTCATGA
- a CDS encoding FliI/YscN family ATPase — protein sequence MSQVEARIKACKTLRVWGKVTKIVGLVIEGYCPSASVGTLCEVMPLSGGEPIAAEVVGFRDGLALLMPLGELRGLGPGSLIRVLRTSATMPVGDAMLGRVVDAMGHAIDGLPSPVLDKEMPVYSLPPGPMERKKISEPLDLGVRAINGLLTCGRGQRMGIMAGSGVGKSVLLGTMAKHSQSDINVIALIGERGREVREFIERDLGEEGLARSVVLVATSDQSPLLRMRGAFVATTLAEYFCQQGHNVLLMMDSVTRFAMAMREVGLAIGEPPTTKGYTPSVFATLPKLLERAGSFKDQGSITGLYTVLVEGDDMNEPIADSVRSILDGHIVLSRDLAAKNHYPCIDILHSASRVMRDIVDSEHVQCAAQIREILATHKEAEDLINIGAYVAGSNAKIDYAISRIDAVNDFLRQGMDERDDLVGTVEAMNKLVLDRRAKHREE from the coding sequence ATGTCCCAAGTTGAAGCACGCATCAAAGCCTGTAAAACCCTGCGGGTGTGGGGTAAGGTCACCAAAATTGTCGGTCTGGTGATTGAAGGCTATTGTCCTTCGGCCTCAGTCGGTACGCTGTGCGAAGTGATGCCGCTGTCGGGGGGAGAGCCTATTGCCGCCGAAGTGGTTGGCTTTCGTGATGGGCTGGCTCTGCTGATGCCTCTGGGCGAGCTGCGTGGTTTGGGACCCGGCAGTCTGATTCGCGTGTTGCGCACCAGTGCCACCATGCCGGTGGGCGACGCCATGCTCGGTCGGGTGGTCGATGCCATGGGGCACGCGATTGATGGGTTGCCCAGCCCGGTACTCGATAAGGAGATGCCGGTTTATTCTCTGCCGCCGGGGCCGATGGAGCGCAAGAAAATTTCCGAGCCGCTTGATCTCGGCGTGCGGGCCATCAACGGCCTGCTCACCTGTGGTCGCGGCCAGCGCATGGGGATCATGGCCGGTTCGGGGGTTGGCAAAAGTGTGCTGCTCGGCACCATGGCCAAACACTCTCAGTCGGACATTAACGTCATCGCTTTGATCGGTGAGCGCGGTCGTGAGGTGCGTGAGTTTATTGAACGTGATCTCGGCGAAGAGGGCCTGGCACGCTCCGTCGTGCTGGTGGCAACCTCCGATCAGTCGCCGTTGCTGAGGATGCGGGGGGCCTTTGTCGCCACCACTCTGGCGGAATACTTTTGTCAGCAGGGACATAACGTTTTGCTGATGATGGACTCAGTGACCCGCTTTGCCATGGCCATGCGTGAAGTGGGCCTGGCTATCGGCGAACCGCCGACCACCAAAGGATATACACCGTCGGTGTTTGCGACGTTGCCCAAACTGTTGGAACGCGCCGGCAGTTTTAAGGATCAGGGGAGCATCACTGGTCTGTACACGGTTCTGGTTGAAGGCGATGATATGAATGAGCCCATCGCCGACTCGGTGCGGTCCATTCTTGATGGGCACATTGTTTTGTCGCGCGATCTGGCGGCGAAAAACCATTACCCCTGCATCGATATCCTCCATTCGGCCAGTCGTGTCATGCGCGATATCGTTGATTCTGAACATGTGCAATGCGCCGCCCAGATTCGCGAGATCCTGGCCACCCACAAGGAAGCCGAAGACCTGATTAATATCGGTGCCTACGTTGCCGGTAGCAATGCCAAGATTGACTATGCGATTTCCCGCATTGATGCGGTCAATGATTTCTTACGTCAGGGCATGGATGAGCGCGATGATCTGGTCGGGACCGTCGAAGCCATGAATAAACTGGTGCTCGATCGCCGGGCCAAGCACCGCGAAGAGTAG